Below is a genomic region from Deinococcus arcticus.
CGGCCTGCTTGTCGCCGTAGTAGATGTTGACGTTCTGGGCACTCAGAATAGGGGTCACGGGGAGCACTCCTTGGGGTTCGGGATCACTTGCGGCGGCTGGCGCGGCGCGCCAGCAGGCTGGTCACAAAAATCAGGATGATCAGCAGCAGCGCGCCCGCCTTGGCGAGGCGCTGGTTCTCGTCGTAGGCGCTGGTGGCCCCCCGGTAGATTTCCAGGGGCAGCGCGCTCATGGGCTTGGTGGGATCCAGGTTAATGGCACTGTTGCCAAAGGCCGTGAACAGCAGCGGCGCCGCCTCGCCGGCCACGCGGGCCAGCGCCAGCATCACGCCGGTCACGATGCCGCCGGCAGCGGCCGGCAGCACAATGCGCAGGGTGACCAGCCACTTGGGCAACCCCAGCGCCAGCCCGGCCTCGCGCACGGTCTGCGGCACCAGTTTCAGCACTTCCTCGGTGGTGCGCACCACGATGGGAATCATCAGAAAGCCCAGGGCCACGGCGCCCGCCAGCCCCGAGAAGCCGAACTGCAGCACGATCAGGCCGTAAGCCACCAGACCCATCACGATGGCGGGAATACCGGCCAGCACGTCACTCACCATGCGAATGGTGGGCATCAGCGGGTGGCGGGGGTATTCGGCCAGGAAGATGCCGCCAGCTACCCCCACCAGCACACCAATCACACTGGCCATCGCCAGCATCTGAATGCTGCCCAGAATGGCGTTGGCCAGGCCGCCGCCCGTCTCGCCCTCGGGGGCCGGGGTCTTGGTGAAGAAATCCAGGTTGGCGCCGCTGAACACCGCGCCCAGCCCTTCCCGGGCCCGCGCGAAGTCCAGGTTGAACATGGCCCCAAAGCCCTCGCGCAGCAGATACAGGAAAATCAGGATCAGGGGCGCGACCACCAGCAGGGTGGACAGCAGAATCAGGCCGCCCATCAGCAGGTTACGCGCGCGGCGGGCCGGACTCAGGCCGTGGCGCCCGGCGGCCGGGGGGGTGGCGGCGCTCATCACTGAATTCCCTTGGGCGTCAGGCGGGCAATAATCACGCGGGCCACGAAGTTCACGGCCACGCTCAGCACAAACAGGGTCAGGCCCAGGGTCACCACGCTGGAACGGTGCAGGGCTTCCTGCGCGTCACCAAACTGGTTGGCAATCACCGAGGCCATGGTGCTGGCGTTGCCCCACAGGCTCTTGAGGATGTCCTGGCTGTCGCCAATCACCATGGCCACCGCCAGCGTTTCACCCAGGGCGCGGCCCAGCGCCAGAATCACGCCGCCCAGAATGCCCGCACGGGCGTACGGCAGGATGGCGCGGGAAATCACTTCCCACTTGGTGGCGCCCAGGGCGTACATGGCCTCGCGCTGGTCCTGGGGCACCAGCCGGATCACGTCGCGCGCCACCGAGGCGGTGTAGGGCAGAATCATGACCGTCAGGATGATGATGGCCAGCGCCAGCCCGCGCCCGCCGCCCGCACTGGGCACGAAAAAGCACTGCAGGGTGGTCTGGTTCTCGGCCCACAGCGCGGCGCATTTGGTGTACAGCTCCACGCGCTCGGGGTGGGTTTCGGGATTGAAGAAGGTCAGCTGCCACTGGCCCAGCATGGGCGCAATCACGAACAGCGCCCACAGGCCGTACACCACGCTGGGCACCGCTGCCAGCAGCTCAATCAGGTAGCCCACCGGGTTGGCCAGCCACTTGGGCGCGTACTCCGCCACAAACAGCGCGCTGGCCACCGCCAGCGGCACGCTGATGGCCAGCGCGACCAGGCTGGTGACCAGGGTACCGGCGATCATGGCGGCGGCGCCAAACACGCCTTCAACCGGGTTCCAGGTGCGTTCGGTGAAAAAGCCCAGGCCAAAGCGCGACAGGGCCGGCCACGATTCGCGCCCCAGCTGAAAGATGCTCAGCACAAAGACCAGCACAATCACGCTGGCCAGCAGCAGAATCAGGCCCTGGAACAGGCGGTCTGACGCGCTGCTCAGGGCAGCGGGGCGTGGGGGACGGGTCTGGGTGGGTTCGCTCATGAGTTCATGACCCCTCCGGGGCCGTAGCGCCCAGTTCACAGGGCGTTTGTCAGTGCGGCGTCAGCTCATGGCTCTTCACGCTGCTGGGGGCCGCCAAAGGAGCGGCGCTGCATAACCGCGCAGCGCCGCCCGTGGAAGAAGAGAGGAAAAGGGGAGAAGGACGAAGGAAAGAGGAGCCCCCTGCCTCAGCCTGTCTTAGAGCTTCTTCCCGTCGAAGGTCATCTTGTTCAGGATGCTCTTGGCCTTGTTCGAGGCGCTGGCCGGCAGCTTGGCGTAGTCCAGCGCCTCGTTGTAGCCCTGACCGGTGGTGACCATCCAGCTCAGCAGGTCCTTCAGGGCCTTGGCCTGGGCCTGGGTACGCCCGGCGTACTTCTGCTCCTGGTAGAAAATCACGTAGGTGAAGCTGGCAATCGGGTAGGCGTCGGCGTTGGCGCTGTTGGTCAGGCTCACGCGGGTGTCGGCGGGAATCACCACGCCCAGGGCGGCGGCGGCGGCGGGGCCGTTGTCGGCCAGCACGAACTTGCCGGCGCGGTTCTGCACGCTGCCAAAGGGCAGTTTGTTCTGCTTGGCGTACACCAGTTCCACGTAGCCAATGGCGCCGGGGGTGCTCTTGACCACGCCCGCCACGCCGTCGTTGCCGCGCGCGCCGGTGCCCACAGGCCACTGCAGCGAGTTGCCCACGCCCACCTTGCTCTTCCACTCACTGCTGACCTTGGCCAGGTAGTCTGAGAACACGAAGGTGGTGCCCGAGCCGTCACTGCGGCGGGCCACCGTGATGGGCAGCGGGGGAATGGTCACGCCGGGGTTCAGGGCGGCAATCGCCTTGTCGTTCCAGGTGCGGATCTTGCCCAGGTAGATGTCGGCCAGCACCTTGCCGGTGAACTTCAGCGGCGTGGTGACGCCGGGCAGGTTGTAGGCGGGCACCACGGCGCCGATGGCCGTGGGAATATGCAGCAGCTTGCCGGGGGCGTCTTTCATGGCCTCGTCGCTCATGGGGTTGTCGCTGCCGGCAAAGTCCACGGTGCGCTCCAGAATCTGCTTCTGGCCGGCGCCGCTGCCCACCGACTGGTAGTTGACGGTGACGCCCTTGTCTTTCTTGTATTCGGCGAACATCTTGCTGTACAGCGGGAAGGGAAAGCTCGCGCCTGCGCCGGTCACAGTGGACTGTGCGGCGGCCGTGGTGACGGCGAGGGCAACAACCAGAGCAAACATCTTCTTCATGCGGGCAGTGTGCCCGGCGATTGTCAGCGCGGCGTCACGCCACCAGCGCAAAGCGTGGCCTGCTTCTGCGCTTCCCGGAGGCCAGGGGCCAGCAGCAGGCCACGCGGCCGTTTGGGACCAGCACCCCCTGACAGCCAGCGAGAACGACTGACGGCGCCTGTAGAACCGCGAGGCCCTCTCTAAGTAACTCGCTGTTGATCTTTAGATCAACCGAGCGGAGCGAGTATCGAAAAAAGTACGTTGCACCGGGAGTGGAGACTTTGCGGTGCTCTCCTGCAAAGTCGTAACGTGAGGTGCAACGTACTTAATCCAGGAGGAAACAGACAGCCGCTCAGCCGGGCTTCAAGCCCACCCTCTGGCACAGCGGCGCAGCAGACCGAGGGGGAGCACCGCGCCCCTCCGGGCATAGCGCAGGCACCTCGGCTTTGTTCCAGCTGATCGTGGTGCAGCAGGCCGGAGTGGAAGACAGGCCGGCAACGAGAGAGGCGGGACACCTGAAAGTCAGATCTCCCGCCTCTCTTTCACTGAAGTTCCAGCTGCCCTGGGGCGCCCAAGTGACTACGGCGTGGGGCAGGCTGCCGTTGCGGCGCGAACAGTGCCCGTGGTCTGCGCCATGATAGGTGCCGGGGTGTTCGTGGTGGCGCGCGCCGATGAACCCAGGAAGGCTTCAATCTGGGCCAGATTGTTCGCGGCGCCGGCGTACCCCTGCAGCTCCACCGTGGGATTGGCCGACGTTCCGCTTCCTGTAAAGCCCGAGGTCACCATGTACACGCCCGCGAAGGTCGAATGACCGACGAAAGCGGTATTGCTCTGCATGTTAACGCACAGGGTCGGGTTATCACCGATATTCGGAATGGTGCCGGCCACCAGTTCCACCCCGGCCAGTGCATTGACTGACGCCGTATTCACCTGGAAATCGTTGCCCGTCAAGGTGAGGTTCAGGCGTGGGCTGGTGGCCGCTGTCGCCGTGCCCTTGGCCACCTGGCCGTAGAACGCCGACTCCTGCTTGATCTGGCGCACCGTGTTCCCACTGACCAGCGCCGTGCTGGTCCCCGCACCCGCCGCTTCAATGAAAATGCCGCGCCCCAGGTCAGACCCCGAGTTCGCAATGGCCGCGTTCCCCACCTGATTGCCCTGCACGGTGCCCCGCATGATGGTGCTCGCGGTTGAGGTTCCGCCCTGGTAGATGTTGATGGAGTTGCTGGAGCCCGCCCTGAACTGCTGACGCGTGGTGTTGTTCAGCACGCTGTAGGTCACGGTTCGGCCTGCACCCTGGTGTGCCAGGGAAATATCCACCACCTGCCCACTCAGCGTGTTCTGTTCCACCGTGACAGCGCCGCCAGAAGCGTCGTTGGTGGCGTACTGAAGGCCCGTGGACGAGTTGTTCAGGATGGAACTGCCCTTGACCGTCAGGTTTGCCGTGGAGGTATTGAAGGCGCTCAGGTTCACGCCGTTGCCTGCCGTGGTCCCACTGACTTCGGCATTCTCAATGTTCAAGGTGCCGGACGCAGCGTTCTTCTGGGACCAGCCAATCGTCATTTCCCGGCTGTTCTGGAACAGGGAATGCTTGAACGATGAGGTGCCGGACAGGTTCTCAAGAGCAACGTTCCAGATGTCTGTGGCCTCGACCCCGGCGGTGGTGGCGTTGTTCTCCCACTGCGAGTGCATGATGGTGATATTGCCGCTGTTCAGCGCACGCAGCCCGAAATTCCCGGCATGGCCAGACACCAGCAGGTTGTCGAGGTCCAGTTGCGGCACACCTTCGGCCCAGATGCCCGCCCGGGTTGCGTCGGCGCCCGCCGAGCCGTTGTTCTGAAGGACCATGTTGCGCAGCACCACGGGCCCCGTGTTGGTCAGTGACACGCCGCGCGTGCTGGCCCCCTGAATGATGCCGCCAGAGCCAGGCGCAAGGGTGCCGCCGCCAGCTGCGGCGGTGATACGCCCACGGGTGGTCGTCGCCGTATTGGACGCGCCGTCACCCAGGACGGTCAGGCCCGCTGTGCTGCCCGTATTGTTCAGCAGGATGCCGTGGGTGCCGCCGGTGGCGTTAATCTGCCGGAAGTTCAGCCCACCGGCGCCAATCGTCGTGTTCTGCACGATCAGTGCAATGCCGCCCGCGCTGGTGATGGTATTGGTGACGCCTGTAACGGCCACCGTTCCGCCACCGGTCACGGCAAGTCCATTTCCGGTGGTGGTCGTGATGGCCAGGCCGCCGTTCGGCATCAGCAGTGTAGCGCCGGTGTTGTTCACCGCTATGACCGCTGGGTTGGCACCGGTATAGAACGACTTGGACGGCCCGCTGAAGGTCACGCTGCCGCCCGTGTTGTTCTGGAGCAGCACCCCCCGGCCGGTGGGCAAGGCGGCGGTGCCACTCGTGACGGTGCCGGAGACCATGACACTGCCTCCCGTAAGGTTTTGCACGGACACCACCCGGCCCGCGTTGTGCGTCAAGGTTCCACGGTAAGTCAAGGTGGGCGCGCCGCCGTTCACATCTAGGGCGATGTTTGCCGTTCCCTGCCCTGTGACGCTTGAGGTGTCCGAGAACAGGACCGTGCCACTTGAACCGTTGACCACATCCACGCCGCTGCCGCCACTCAGGGCCGTGTTGCCTGTGAAGTTCACTGTGCCGTCCATATTTGATAGCAGAATGCCGTCACCGGCTGTGGCAGTCAGGGCTGGGGTAGCACCACCCGTCACCGCGCCGCCGCCAAAGGTGACGGTCCCAGACGGCATGTCGGTGATGTCCACAACCCGGCCCGCACTGGCTTTGGCGATGGGCCCCCGCATGGTCACGGTGGGGGCGCTGCCATTGATCCGGAAGGCCGTGCCGGTGGGATTGGTGATCGCCACTCCCGGGCCGAACGTGAAGGTTCCGGCTGAATCGCTCAGAATGTCAATGCCCGCGTCGCCGCCGTTCAGTGCGGCCGTGCCCGACACCGCATTCAAGAGGTAGGTGCCGTCGGCGTTGTCGAACTGAAGACCAGTGCCCGCCGTGGCGTTGAGGTTCCCGGTGAGACTCAGCGTGCCGGTATGCCCCCCCGAGACGCTCAGCAAGGCGCCAGTGGCCGCTTTGGCCAGGCTGCCGCCGTAGGTCAGGTTCAGCGCGCCACCACTGATATTCAGCCCTGTACCCACCGCGTCCGTCACC
It encodes:
- the pstS gene encoding phosphate ABC transporter substrate-binding protein PstS, translated to MKKMFALVVALAVTTAAAQSTVTGAGASFPFPLYSKMFAEYKKDKGVTVNYQSVGSGAGQKQILERTVDFAGSDNPMSDEAMKDAPGKLLHIPTAIGAVVPAYNLPGVTTPLKFTGKVLADIYLGKIRTWNDKAIAALNPGVTIPPLPITVARRSDGSGTTFVFSDYLAKVSSEWKSKVGVGNSLQWPVGTGARGNDGVAGVVKSTPGAIGYVELVYAKQNKLPFGSVQNRAGKFVLADNGPAAAAALGVVIPADTRVSLTNSANADAYPIASFTYVIFYQEQKYAGRTQAQAKALKDLLSWMVTTGQGYNEALDYAKLPASASNKAKSILNKMTFDGKKL
- the pstC gene encoding phosphate ABC transporter permease subunit PstC gives rise to the protein MSEPTQTRPPRPAALSSASDRLFQGLILLLASVIVLVFVLSIFQLGRESWPALSRFGLGFFTERTWNPVEGVFGAAAMIAGTLVTSLVALAISVPLAVASALFVAEYAPKWLANPVGYLIELLAAVPSVVYGLWALFVIAPMLGQWQLTFFNPETHPERVELYTKCAALWAENQTTLQCFFVPSAGGGRGLALAIIILTVMILPYTASVARDVIRLVPQDQREAMYALGATKWEVISRAILPYARAGILGGVILALGRALGETLAVAMVIGDSQDILKSLWGNASTMASVIANQFGDAQEALHRSSVVTLGLTLFVLSVAVNFVARVIIARLTPKGIQ
- a CDS encoding beta strand repeat-containing protein, with protein sequence MPRPYGGHGGGPHHLPGEFLLMTYQNTMRRTSLTALLGLGLLVGCTRVEAPVLPVPAPPVAAPVVTPPAPPVTPAPAPTPGLGDALGLVEIRFENIGAETMTASAQSVRSGLQGQGLTTAGGVQLELASRGSFTTGTRGAGGHRHLYATFRVRNATSAGVASPQARSNLTFIAASTPGTVGETPMSSFLKFDGTAANPAIAPTILPTHGMAPDPLSGGARLLPGGEDLQIFTEQEVDPARFQTPTTPAALGVTRLFPYGFVVRNVNTPGSRALPPNPAAGQFDGLVTFAMKVPLQATPAEDPFSFSMMFEAVDDSLTRVTESAEEQALGSQAAARAAALNATEIAALCGTTSTGPGLKFIPSVTTAGNTVRRAKLGGDFIITEYAAPAVSAIGNTALTVPASQGLLARVQAVPTQGQPAPTLSATVAGTSARGGNVTANPDGSVAFDPKAGDGGVADTISGTVSDGSCTTPAGVLNTTINIGQRVWYVKNDAAAGDGRRSGPFATLAAAQTASGDGDIIYVYRGDGTTANQNAGITLKANQKLIGQGVPLTVGSTAVEPAGQAPTIGHTTGAAVTLPGSAAGTTEIRGLTINAGGTGAQGIAGTTFGTLTVADLSVSTTGGPALNLTTGTVNGTIGTLSSTASAGAGLTFTTVNGTLTGTSGSVTDAVGTGLNISGGALNLTYGGSLAKAATGALLSVSGGHTGTLSLTGNLNATAGTGLQFDNADGTYLLNAVSGTAALNGGDAGIDILSDSAGTFTFGPGVAITNPTGTAFRINGSAPTVTMRGPIAKASAGRVVDITDMPSGTVTFGGGAVTGGATPALTATAGDGILLSNMDGTVNFTGNTALSGGSGVDVVNGSSGTVLFSDTSSVTGQGTANIALDVNGGAPTLTYRGTLTHNAGRVVSVQNLTGGSVMVSGTVTSGTAALPTGRGVLLQNNTGGSVTFSGPSKSFYTGANPAVIAVNNTGATLLMPNGGLAITTTTGNGLAVTGGGTVAVTGVTNTITSAGGIALIVQNTTIGAGGLNFRQINATGGTHGILLNNTGSTAGLTVLGDGASNTATTTRGRITAAAGGGTLAPGSGGIIQGASTRGVSLTNTGPVVLRNMVLQNNGSAGADATRAGIWAEGVPQLDLDNLLVSGHAGNFGLRALNSGNITIMHSQWENNATTAGVEATDIWNVALENLSGTSSFKHSLFQNSREMTIGWSQKNAASGTLNIENAEVSGTTAGNGVNLSAFNTSTANLTVKGSSILNNSSTGLQYATNDASGGAVTVEQNTLSGQVVDISLAHQGAGRTVTYSVLNNTTRQQFRAGSSNSINIYQGGTSTASTIMRGTVQGNQVGNAAIANSGSDLGRGIFIEAAGAGTSTALVSGNTVRQIKQESAFYGQVAKGTATAATSPRLNLTLTGNDFQVNTASVNALAGVELVAGTIPNIGDNPTLCVNMQSNTAFVGHSTFAGVYMVTSGFTGSGTSANPTVELQGYAGAANNLAQIEAFLGSSARATTNTPAPIMAQTTGTVRAATAACPTP
- the pstA gene encoding phosphate ABC transporter permease PstA, translated to MSAATPPAAGRHGLSPARRARNLLMGGLILLSTLLVVAPLILIFLYLLREGFGAMFNLDFARAREGLGAVFSGANLDFFTKTPAPEGETGGGLANAILGSIQMLAMASVIGVLVGVAGGIFLAEYPRHPLMPTIRMVSDVLAGIPAIVMGLVAYGLIVLQFGFSGLAGAVALGFLMIPIVVRTTEEVLKLVPQTVREAGLALGLPKWLVTLRIVLPAAAGGIVTGVMLALARVAGEAAPLLFTAFGNSAINLDPTKPMSALPLEIYRGATSAYDENQRLAKAGALLLIILIFVTSLLARRASRRK